One part of the Osmerus mordax isolate fOsmMor3 chromosome 18, fOsmMor3.pri, whole genome shotgun sequence genome encodes these proteins:
- the seh1l gene encoding nucleoporin SEH1 isoform X1, giving the protein MFVARSIAADHKDLIHDVSYDFHGRRMATCSSDQSVKVWDKSDNGEWNCTASWKTHSGSVWRVTWAHPEFGQVLASCSFDRTAAVWEEIVGESNDKQRGLSHWIKRTTLVDSRTSVTDVKFAPKHMGLMLTTCSADGVVRIYEAPDVMNLSQWSLQHEISCKLSCSCISWNPSSSRAHSPMIAVGSDDSNTAYSGKVQIYEYVENTRKYAKVETLMTVTDPVHDIAFAPNLGRSFHVLAIATKDVRIFKLIPMRKESSSSGPTKLEVQLQAQFDGHNSQVWRVSWNITSTLLASSGDDGCVRLWKANYMDNWKCTGILRGDGSPVNGAAGQAGTPGAAGTPGGPATQNALQAVAGRVNLDSSRTGSKQSYLPLPSSLIETACDSDSTNIQMPHLRVKYTTNPVNQQPEYD; this is encoded by the exons ATGTTTGTTGCGCGAAGTATTGCGGCGGACCATAAAGACCTTATCCACGATGTGTCTTATGATTTCCACGGCCGGAGAATGGCGACTTGTTCCAGTGACCAAAGTGTCAAG GTTTGGGACAAAAGTGACAATGGTGAGTGGAACTGCACAGCCAGTTGGAAG ACCCACAGCGGATCGGTTTGGCGCGTGACCTGGGCACACCCCGAGTTTGGACAAGTCTTGGCGTCCTGCTCATTTGATCGGACTGCGGCGGTATGGGAGGAGATAGTTGGCGAGTCGAACGATAAACAGCGCGGACTCAGCCATTGG ATCAAGAGGACCACATTGGTGGACAGCCGAACATCAGTTACTGACGTGAAGTTTGCTCCGAAACACATGGGCCTCATGCTGACCACCTGCTCCGCGGACGGTGTCGTTAGAATATACGAGGCTCCTGATGTGATGAACTTGAGCCAGTGGTCCCTGCAGCATGAGATCTCATGCAAGCTCAGCTGCTCCTGTATTTCTTGGAACCCCTCCAG CTCTCGTGCTCATTCTCCCATGATAGCCGTGGGCAGTGATGATAGCAACACTGCCTACAGTGGTAAAGTTCAGATCTACGAATATGTAGAAAACACAAG GAAGTACGCCAAGGTGGAGACTCTGATGACAGTCACAGACCCCGTACATGACATCGCCTTTGCACCAAACCTGGGACGTTCTTTCCATGTGCTGGCCATAGCAACCAAAGATGTGCGCATCTTCAAGCTTATACCCATGCG TAAGGAGTCTTCCTCTTCGGGCCCCACCAAGCTGGAGGTGCAGCTTCAGGCCCAGTTTGACGGCCACAACTCCCAGGTGTGGAGGGTGAGCTGGAACATCACCAGCACCCTGTTGGCCTCCTCAGGGGATGACGGATGTGTACGCCTTTGGAAAG CCAACTACATGGACAACTGGAAGTGCACCGGCATCCTGAGGGGGGACGGGAGTCCGGTCAATGGAGCCGCTGGTCAGGCAGGCACCCCTGGTGCAGCCGGCACACCTGGAGGTCCTgctacccagaatgccctgcaaGCTGTTGCTGGGAG aGTTAACTTGGACTCATCCAGGACTGGATCAAAGCAGAGCTACCTCCCGCTGCCTTCATCTCTCATAGAGACAGCATGTGACTCTGACTCTACTAACATACAGATGCCTCACTTGCGAGTCAAGTATACAACAAACCCTGTTAACCAACAGCCAGAATACGACTAG
- the seh1l gene encoding nucleoporin SEH1 isoform X2: MFVARSIAADHKDLIHDVSYDFHGRRMATCSSDQSVKVWDKSDNGEWNCTASWKTHSGSVWRVTWAHPEFGQVLASCSFDRTAAVWEEIVGESNDKQRGLSHWIKRTTLVDSRTSVTDVKFAPKHMGLMLTTCSADGVVRIYEAPDVMNLSQWSLQHEISCKLSCSCISWNPSSSRAHSPMIAVGSDDSNTAYSGKVQIYEYVENTRKYAKVETLMTVTDPVHDIAFAPNLGRSFHVLAIATKDVRIFKLIPMRKESSSSGPTKLEVQLQAQFDGHNSQVWRVSWNITSTLLASSGDDGCVRLWKANYMDNWKCTGILRGDGSPVNGAAGQAGTPGAAGTPGGPATQNALQAVAGRKKAQLMPG; the protein is encoded by the exons ATGTTTGTTGCGCGAAGTATTGCGGCGGACCATAAAGACCTTATCCACGATGTGTCTTATGATTTCCACGGCCGGAGAATGGCGACTTGTTCCAGTGACCAAAGTGTCAAG GTTTGGGACAAAAGTGACAATGGTGAGTGGAACTGCACAGCCAGTTGGAAG ACCCACAGCGGATCGGTTTGGCGCGTGACCTGGGCACACCCCGAGTTTGGACAAGTCTTGGCGTCCTGCTCATTTGATCGGACTGCGGCGGTATGGGAGGAGATAGTTGGCGAGTCGAACGATAAACAGCGCGGACTCAGCCATTGG ATCAAGAGGACCACATTGGTGGACAGCCGAACATCAGTTACTGACGTGAAGTTTGCTCCGAAACACATGGGCCTCATGCTGACCACCTGCTCCGCGGACGGTGTCGTTAGAATATACGAGGCTCCTGATGTGATGAACTTGAGCCAGTGGTCCCTGCAGCATGAGATCTCATGCAAGCTCAGCTGCTCCTGTATTTCTTGGAACCCCTCCAG CTCTCGTGCTCATTCTCCCATGATAGCCGTGGGCAGTGATGATAGCAACACTGCCTACAGTGGTAAAGTTCAGATCTACGAATATGTAGAAAACACAAG GAAGTACGCCAAGGTGGAGACTCTGATGACAGTCACAGACCCCGTACATGACATCGCCTTTGCACCAAACCTGGGACGTTCTTTCCATGTGCTGGCCATAGCAACCAAAGATGTGCGCATCTTCAAGCTTATACCCATGCG TAAGGAGTCTTCCTCTTCGGGCCCCACCAAGCTGGAGGTGCAGCTTCAGGCCCAGTTTGACGGCCACAACTCCCAGGTGTGGAGGGTGAGCTGGAACATCACCAGCACCCTGTTGGCCTCCTCAGGGGATGACGGATGTGTACGCCTTTGGAAAG CCAACTACATGGACAACTGGAAGTGCACCGGCATCCTGAGGGGGGACGGGAGTCCGGTCAATGGAGCCGCTGGTCAGGCAGGCACCCCTGGTGCAGCCGGCACACCTGGAGGTCCTgctacccagaatgccctgcaaGCTGTTGCTGGGAG AAAGAAAGCCCAACTGATGCCTGGCTAG
- the ptpn2b gene encoding tyrosine-protein phosphatase non-receptor type 2 has translation MEQEFEDMDSDGRWQNLYIEIRNQSHECPFKVAKYPENRNRNRYRDVSPFDHSRVKLKNSDNDYINASLVFMEEAQRSYILTQGPLRNTCGHFWLMIWEQRTKAIIMLNRVIEKGAEKCAQYWPTQDERKMSYRDTRFLVTLVSEDIKSYYTTRVLELEHADTGEKRELYHFHYTTWPDFGVPESPASFLNFLFKVRESGSLGEDHGPAIVHCSAGIGRSGTFSLVDTCLVLMEKRKDPSVDIKNILLDMRKYRMGLIQTPDQLRFSYMAVLEGAKYIMGDSSAQKRWRELSNEDQEPLSDSPPPASPQTVCPDRYNGSKGPHQEEGGDSEVDHKATAEVTCKEQDVDGIIANARKRHRDERMFNSTPKTPQQANPQTKSRITDSEKKRKRSRTSDT, from the exons ATGGAACAGGAATTTGAAGACATGGATTCAGACGGCCGGTGGCAGAATCTATACATA GAAATTCGGAATCAGTCCCACGAATGTCCATTTAAAGTTGCAAAATATCCAGAAAATCGGAACAGAAACAGATATAGAGATGTCAGCCCGT TTGATCACAGTCGTGTCAAGCTGAAGAACTCGGACAATGACTACATCAATGCAAGTTTAGTTTTCATGGAAGAAGCCCAAAGAAGTTACATTTTAACTCAG GGGCCTCTAAGGAACACCTGTGGACACTTCTGGTTGATGATCTGGGAGCAGAGGACCAAGGCCATCATCATGCTCAACAGAGTGATAGAAAAAGGAGCA GAAAAGTGTGCCCAGTACTGGCCGACACAGGACGAGCGGAAAATGTCTTACAGAGACACGCGCTTCCTAGTGACGCTAGTTTCTGAGGACATCAAGTCCTACTACACCACCAGAGTGCTGGAGCTAGAGCATGCTGAT acgggggagaagagggagttgTATCACTTTCATTATACCACCTGGCCCGATTTCGGTGTTCCGGAATCCCCAGCATCGTTCCTCAACTTCCTGTTCAAGGTGCGAGAGTCGGGCTCCCTGGGGGAAGACCACGGGCCGGCTATCGTACACTGCAGCGCTGGGATTGGCCGGTCGGGAACCTTCTCTCTGGTGGACACTTGTCTTGTCCTG atggagaagaggaaagaccCATCTGTGGACATCAAGAACATCCTGCTGGACATGAGGAAGTATCGGATGGGTCTCATCCAGACCCCGGACCAGCTGCGCTTCTCCTACATGGCCGTCCTCGAGGGAGCCAAGTACATTATGGGAGACTCCTCTGCACAG AAACGGTGGCGTGAGCTGTCGAATGAGGACCAGGAACCTTTGTCTGACTCCCCGCCACCTGCCAGCCCCCAGACCGTGTGTCCGGACAGGTACAACGGCAGCAAAGGGCCCCACCAAGAAGAAGGTGGGGACTCTGAAGTGGACCACAAGGCCACCGCCGAGGTCACCTGCAAGGAACAAGATGTGGATGGGATCATAGCCAA TGCGcgcaagagacacagagacgagAGGATGTTCAACTCCACACCCAAGACACCCCAACAAGCCAACCCACAAACAAAGTCCAGGATAACAGATTCAGAAAAGAAGAGGAAAAG